The genome window GCGCGGCCCAATCAGAAGATCTCTCTCAAGCATGTCGAGTAAGTCCACAAAATCAATTAGGCTTCAAATGAATTTATGAGGAATCACAGACAAAAAGGTGATATATAGCATTTATATCATTATGTGAACCATATATTGTCCACAATGAAGTTTGTTCATTCAATAATGTCTCAATGATGAATAATTAATCCCAATAGAGAAGAAAAAAACTCAAATAGCTCAAGGATCGTTTTCCCCGGGTCGTTATGAGAGCAACAAATCCATTGCTTTGTGAAATTACAAATCTCCGTCTATTTGCTCATGTATTCTTCAAAACCTCAACCTGGCTGGTAATTAGTTCCTGCCATCACAGCAACTGAAGCAGAACAGATCCACTGTGTCTGTAATAGATTGAAGGTGGCTATGTCAAGCAAGGAGCCGAAGAGGATGTAAGCTTGGCTCACTGTGTCTTCCCACGGGACGATTAAACCCTTTGTCTCCTGAGTTGCGACATGTTCCCCGGACTATGACTAACTACTCCGgtgttgtttttcttttgtGAGTATACTCATCCCTCTTTCCCTTTGCTCATGACAGGAAAGAGTGGGGACTCGAGCCTTTCCTGCCCCTTACTTTGCTTCCAACGGTCAAAGAGAAAAATGTGTGCAAGAGCCTGTCTCAGTTACTAAAGACCTATCAGCATCCTCCACCGTCAGGCAACAAGGTTTGTTCATAACAAGTTCCTGAAATATGTAGGCAATGTTTTTGTGGAGTCTTTACTGCCTTTGGTCATAATGCCTTTTTACAAGCATTGCACATTTGTACCCTTTAAATACCATTAAGATTTTAATGAAAACGATTTGTAATGTATTTAATTGCATGCTTGATAAGTAGTAATGTTTATTAGGGTAGCAAGGCACTCATCGTTATAGAGGAAACTGTTGCATAAGACTTTTGATCCACATGTGTGGCTCAACAGTGCCCCCAGGAGGACTTTGGAAGAGCTGGAGGATCATTTCTATTTCAAAGATGAGCATTTCTTGTTTATCATTCTGTTGACAGGTCCCTCCTCTCCAAGGAAAGCTGCAGTACATCCGTGTGCTCAACGACCTCCCGCCTTTTGGTGGAATACTGTTCAACACTGTTGGACTGGTAATACATGCCTTTGTGCACAGGAATACACATGTATCTCTTCTACTAAATTCTCTGCATCACTAATTATCCTTGTGCCTTTGAAACTGTACATGTTGTTCAACAAAGAGCTTGTTTAATAAATGCACTTGTGTAACACTTTAGGAATTGTGCTAACATTACATCTATAAAGCATTATGTGATATTTCCAATATACTGCAATAAATAAAGGCAATTAATAGTAAACCCCTTGTATTCTTCGACAGGATGAGAAACAATCAGCAACATCACTACTGGTGGGTCCTCGACATGGCATTAGTCATGTTATTGACCTGAAAAACAACCTAACGACAGTTCTGACTGAGTTTAGTAGGGTTGCCAAGGTCCAGCTCTACCGAGAGAACCAGGGAGTGGCTCGTGTGGAGGTGACAATCCATGAGGCCAAGGTATTACAACACAGTCTCTAAATACTCACACTACATTACATCTGACAATGACAAGACACAACACTTTGTAGCATTGAAAATGTGTAATTGGCTTACCTTAAAATGCTAAAAAGAGTTGAATACATTCAATTTGTATCAAGTAATTACAAAATGAACAGGCAATGCTCATGCCTGTTCCCTAAATAGTCTCCTAATTCCCCTCCCTACCACCCCCTGCAGCCCCTGGTCCTACTCATGGAATGGCCTGAAGCCAGTAACTTTGCATGCCTGATCTCTGGCTACTTCAAGCTGTTTGTAGACCCTAAACGGACCATCTACTTCAGGACTCCTGGTCAGTCTCAGCTGACCAAAGCAGGTATGTCTGAAGGCTTTTTTGACTAGTAGGGGGTCATTTTGATCACAGGCTCTGATTGGGCAATATTCATCGCATGTGAAAgaatttacaaaaaaaatacatgaaaatgtTTTAATGAAACAATCATCACCCATTTAGAGTTGTATACGTAACTATCTGTCAGCCTCATACTGCATGTATGGCAATATTTGGTATCTTAATTGTATGTTCAGTCTACATGGACATTGAACTGCTTTGTCACTGGCTGAGATCATTAGTAACCAGGTTATCCTGGAACTACCATCCCATGGTGCCCTCTGATGCCTCTCATCTCATCTCAGTCTTGATTCATTGGAATGGGAAACTTCATATAATTGTTTCCCAAGTTATAAACACATTATAAATGTTatgttatgttatttagtttttttaactGCATTCTTACATTTTTCAAGGATATTTTTTTCTCATTGGACAATCAGGGTTGTGCAAAAAAGTGCAACTATAATCCCATTGTGCTAGTATACCATTTCTTTTTTAGTAGTGTCAACATAAACATATCTTCTGCCATCTGCTGTCTCAACGTGTAGTCCACATAAGGAAGGATCATCATACCATCACATTCCACCAGAATCAAACCCTCCAACCTAAAAAAACGTCAACTTTCAACATCCATCTCTGCGATATCACCATGTGACCACCAGCTGTCGCATCTGCTTTCCCATCTGGATCTTCTCTATCCCCACTACTTTTTAACACCTCAAACTTTCCACTGCTCTGACAATTCTATCCTCAGATTACAGAAGCTCCCACCATGCTCACCCACGTTCTGTGGCTACCAGCCTGCCAAGTGGAGGGCGGCGAGGGGATGAGAGGGAAAGCTCACACAGGGAGCCTGGGTCTTCAAGGGCCCTACTTCCGGCCGAGCCTCAGCATCTAGGCCTGTGTCATGTCCACCTTCGAGAACATCAACAATTTCAAGAGCTCCAAATACATGCCGAAGCTGAACTGGACATAAATGAAAACTTTATTTCCCATGAGCCTCCTGGGCGGCCTCGCACCAAGTCAGACCCAACCCAGCAGAGTACAGAGGAAATATCAGGGGTTTTACAGAGCCCAGTAGGGGAGAATGCAGGATTCAGAATACGATCCCAAACAATGAGTCAATCCCAGAAAGCCTCACGATACTTCTGTGACTCCTGCAAAGCCAGGCATAAGGCAGAGGGTCTGTCGCCAGCAGTGAACAGCAGCGGGAGCTCGGGGAAACACTGCTCCAGTGCGTGTGCCTCCAGAGATGGAGGTGCTGTTGACCTTATCCACTTACCACCTCCAGGgaatgaagaggaggatgaggcTGAATGCGTTGGAGAGAAACTTCAACAACCACCACCTGCTATTGCTGCCCCACCACCTGGCTTCAGGGACAACAGTTCAGATGAGGATGACCaaaggagagggaggagggctCGAGCCAGTGCCGGCCCAGGGGTCGCCTCTGGAAAGCCCGCACAAACCAAGGAAGATGTGCCTGTGACATTAATTGATAATGTGGCCACAAGAACAGTCCGAGATCATGCCCAGGAGCTTGATGATGCTCTAGTGTCCACCTTACAGGCCCTAGAGGCTTTGGCAGCCTCTGAGGACTTCCCCCATCATCCTCAACAGCCCACACAGACTGCAGGTCAACAGCCTCAGTCATgccttgtttttttattatattatggAGAAATATTGCAGTACTTCATCTTTTATTATCTTGTGAAATGGCAGGAACATACTGTAGTCTggttacaatgcaatacaagtaGTACAACTAGAAGAGGTAAAAGGTTCAAGACAACTTCCTACTGTACAGGATGTTTGACCAAActaaaataatattaaaatgatAATGAATGTTATTTAATAAGAAATCAACAACAATATATGAGAGTTACAGAATTGTGAGCGTCTTAAAGACATTGCAAGTCCATGTTTGCAAAACACTAACCCCTTTTGTCAATCCAAAAAATGATTATTCATTCTGGCAATTTGCTAGTCTTATTACTCAAGCACCCACACACATATGCATGAAAGAACTGCAGTTCTTTTAGGTTGGGTGAGGTGCATCGCATAGTTCAGTCTGGAAGGGCATAATAAATCTGACCCTGAATGATTCATTTCCAGAACAGATTAAAACTATTCCAAAATGAGTTTTGGTCTCTTGTGATTAGGATGAATCCATTCAACTGCACATTTCTGGTTTGATAACTAATTGACTACAGTGAAATAATATTAAAGCATATTACTATTTTTGAGTTATTATTAGTCATTTGTTGTTTCTTGATTATCCTAACTTTATACTGTGATGCCTTCCTCTACAGGGCTGATTGTCTTAGCTGCCATCACACCTGAGTCATCATTGGACTCGGGACATGAGACCAACTCATCTGAATTGACAGATGTTTCTGAGATGATGACGGCTATGAAGCAGAACCAGAACCAGGCCTACCTGCTCGCTCACCATATCAACAAAGAACGTATCCTCTGCCGCCGTGACTTTCCCCTGGCTATCCCTGGCTGCACTGCAAAGACCATAGGAACTGGGGCCTTCTCTGTGGCTCAGATCCGTGCTGGCTGTCCACCCAAGCAAGTAATCCTCAGCAAGACAGTTCCCTTTAAAGTCAGTACCAGTAAAGACTCTGCCGTACTCAGTGTAATGACAGAGCAGGGAGGCAACCAAGAGACTCAGACTGAACAGAAAgcagaaaagaaagaaagctCTGAGTCCACCAAAGCAAACACCCCTGATTGCCCTTCTAAGTCGCCTGAAGAACTTAAAGTCTCAAGTTCTTCCCTGACAGCTCAAGTCAGTAAAGATCAGAAGTTATCAAATTCTTCTGGGGAGACACTGAGCCAAAAGCTTTCTGAGGGTATAAGGGTGAAGACGACAGCATCTCTTAGTACAGACCCTAGCAACAAAGCCTTACCTACCCTCTTACCCGTGGACAGAACTGCCTCTGCAAAGATTTCTCCCAATAATATGTGCCAAGATGCCAAGACTGCCTCTATTGAGACCATGAAGCCTTCAAGCTCTACAGAACTGTTGACAGTTGACGACCTTTTCTGCACATGCCCAATGCAACAAGAGCCTGGGCCTCAACTAAGACTAAAAGACCCACAGGTTCAGAAGATTGTGGTGTTTCAATCCTCCTCCCCCACAGATGATGAGCGTCTTCGGGCCAAAGGCCTTCAGCTTGCTCACAGCAAAGAAAATTCAGTGAGAGTAGGAGCAGATGCTAGTTTGGCAAAACCAAGTCCTCAAATTCAAACCAAGTACTCCCCTCGTTTGCCTGTTAAGACAGAGAAAAAAGAGGCGATTGAAAGTAAGACTGAGGGTGCCCAGGGCAAATCCCACCCTGAGTCACAGAAATGCCCCATCAAATCCTTACCTATTTTAGATGATCTAACAACACCTAGCCCATTTGTGGATAAGGTCTCTACTCTCCCAGCCAGAGAGTCAAAGAAGCATAGCAGTGGTAAGGGAAAGTCCCAACGCAGTGCCCCTTTCTTG of Pseudochaenichthys georgianus chromosome 10, fPseGeo1.2, whole genome shotgun sequence contains these proteins:
- the frmpd3 gene encoding FERM and PDZ domain-containing protein 3; protein product: MLKDDSLLLIPNVLKVFLENGQIKSFTFDSRTTVRDVISSLQDRLSLRYIEHFALVLEAGGLDQNQRLHLLQDNQPLTHVVHRTYFQGMKCLFRICFFPKDPADLLRRDPTAFEYLYIQSRNDVIKERFGMDWKSDITLRLAALHIYITVSSARPNQKISLKHVEKEWGLEPFLPLTLLPTVKEKNVCKSLSQLLKTYQHPPPSGNKVPPLQGKLQYIRVLNDLPPFGGILFNTVGLDEKQSATSLLVGPRHGISHVIDLKNNLTTVLTEFSRVAKVQLYRENQGVARVEVTIHEAKPLVLLMEWPEASNFACLISGYFKLFVDPKRTIYFRTPGQSQLTKADYRSSHHAHPRSVATSLPSGGRRGDERESSHREPGSSRALLPAEPQHLGLCHVHLREHQQFQELQIHAEAELDINENFISHEPPGRPRTKSDPTQQSTEEISGVLQSPVGENAGFRIRSQTMSQSQKASRYFCDSCKARHKAEGLSPAVNSSGSSGKHCSSACASRDGGAVDLIHLPPPGNEEEDEAECVGEKLQQPPPAIAAPPPGFRDNSSDEDDQRRGRRARASAGPGVASGKPAQTKEDVPVTLIDNVATRTVRDHAQELDDALVSTLQALEALAASEDFPHHPQQPTQTAGLIVLAAITPESSLDSGHETNSSELTDVSEMMTAMKQNQNQAYLLAHHINKERILCRRDFPLAIPGCTAKTIGTGAFSVAQIRAGCPPKQVILSKTVPFKVSTSKDSAVLSVMTEQGGNQETQTEQKAEKKESSESTKANTPDCPSKSPEELKVSSSSLTAQVSKDQKLSNSSGETLSQKLSEGIRVKTTASLSTDPSNKALPTLLPVDRTASAKISPNNMCQDAKTASIETMKPSSSTELLTVDDLFCTCPMQQEPGPQLRLKDPQVQKIVVFQSSSPTDDERLRAKGLQLAHSKENSVRVGADASLAKPSPQIQTKYSPRLPVKTEKKEAIESKTEGAQGKSHPESQKCPIKSLPILDDLTTPSPFVDKVSTLPARESKKHSSGKGKSQRSAPFLSFKNLLSATFPARMRRETDERRAQLQKVRQYELEFLEELLKPKSSQGEFFPQGSSPVPSGTPCACQLRTSPVLKAPGISREQRRSCDCKRMCRGMRLPDTPVGSTTETQHRGRERPISRTPPAVSKVPHTQGALRRPQTLEIKTTRIRSTSLESREPRGEQGSCLPTCTSQTDCIGAPQYKKLQRRYSIGELDNSTNTPVYAEVRPKAKSLEKEMERVRATGLRLPTPVEPVHTQSHQSEGKGTKGVFFIQGEELLRESKEGTSEVLLTMPSEDSDDKDKCCSFCFCYRKCEAADESSEKDELSYSIPLQVLPGMERDSRTFPVVSKTLQVLNAEDCSAEEEEVEEEEEEEEELHNQEIDLRACVTLEGSLARVQALQGESFCLPDGFLNAQLDANELLAILRQCGNSPQAEGEARLQPSQIAEYKQELAVRFKEFRASCRRVASVEKSPTRMLAVVTASFQVLCELTQTFIKLVRGVRSETQRLQLLRKVEEVAINYTLLLRAAEESMGHSSSLPTKTVSTPVSSNTNNMSSLARPIKTLPAQ